One segment of Neobacillus endophyticus DNA contains the following:
- a CDS encoding P-II family nitrogen regulator — translation MKKIEAIVRPEKLTDTIKGLKNIGITGFTVSQVVGRGKQKDTQGVYRGKNYNVTLHPKVKLEIVLSDYMVERTINSIVSCAQTGEDGDGKIYVYPILEAYNIRTGETDSDIDDLVKKEG, via the coding sequence ATGAAAAAAATTGAAGCGATTGTTCGGCCTGAAAAATTAACTGATACGATCAAAGGGTTAAAAAATATAGGTATTACTGGATTCACTGTATCTCAAGTAGTTGGAAGAGGGAAACAGAAGGACACCCAAGGAGTGTATCGCGGAAAAAATTATAACGTAACATTACATCCAAAAGTAAAATTAGAAATTGTTCTTTCAGATTATATGGTGGAGCGGACAATTAACTCCATCGTTTCTTGTGCGCAAACTGGTGAAGATGGGGATGGGAAAATTTATGTTTATCCAATCCTGGAGGCTTACAACATCCGAACAGGTGAAACTGACAGTGATATTGATGATTTAGTAAAAAAGGAGGGCTAA
- a CDS encoding ammonium transporter yields MLTYINSVWVVLAAAMVLFMEGGFSLLEAGLVRTKNAVNVTMKIFVDLTIGALAFWLIGFGVMFGKDAFGVMGTTLFGSPQNISLSMHLPSAAFVLFQMGFAVACISIVSGAVAERMNFKAYILTAALICIVLYPLSGHWIWSSDGWLAKLGMKDFAGSAAIHAVGGFAALAMAKILGPRKGRFNSDGSSNVFAPSNIPLASAGTFILWFGWFAFNTGSTLDASNKAFASIAINTMLAGASGGTIAMFLTMKKFGKADPSMMINGVLSGLVAITAGCAYVSQWNAIIIGAISGVIVIYATLLVDNLKVDDPVGAVAVHGFNGVFGTVAVGLFDQSQGLLTTGHFSLLLIQLLGAVVVVVWGLIGGAFMAKVCEKTVGLRASAREEEEGLDMSYHGIPAYNDLERFADLPTSLYNFEETTGITVAPARSRKVSRDVV; encoded by the coding sequence ATGCTGACGTATATAAATTCTGTATGGGTTGTATTAGCTGCCGCAATGGTACTGTTTATGGAAGGCGGTTTTAGTTTACTGGAAGCAGGACTCGTAAGGACCAAAAATGCGGTTAATGTTACGATGAAGATATTTGTTGACTTAACAATCGGGGCATTAGCTTTTTGGCTGATTGGCTTTGGTGTTATGTTTGGCAAAGATGCCTTCGGAGTTATGGGTACGACGTTATTTGGAAGCCCTCAAAATATATCGCTTTCCATGCATCTTCCGAGTGCAGCCTTTGTCCTATTTCAGATGGGTTTTGCTGTAGCTTGTATTTCCATTGTTTCAGGTGCAGTCGCAGAAAGGATGAATTTTAAAGCTTATATTTTAACGGCAGCTTTAATTTGTATAGTTCTTTATCCACTTTCTGGTCATTGGATCTGGAGCAGCGATGGCTGGCTTGCGAAGCTTGGGATGAAGGATTTTGCTGGATCTGCTGCTATCCATGCAGTAGGAGGTTTTGCAGCTTTAGCGATGGCTAAAATACTTGGCCCTCGAAAAGGTAGATTTAATTCTGACGGCAGCTCGAATGTATTTGCACCGAGCAATATTCCTTTAGCTTCCGCTGGTACGTTTATCTTATGGTTTGGCTGGTTCGCCTTTAATACTGGTAGCACTCTGGATGCCTCCAATAAGGCTTTTGCATCGATTGCGATTAATACGATGCTGGCTGGTGCCAGCGGTGGTACAATTGCTATGTTTTTAACGATGAAAAAATTTGGCAAAGCAGATCCGAGTATGATGATAAATGGTGTGCTTTCTGGCCTCGTTGCCATTACAGCTGGCTGTGCCTATGTATCACAATGGAATGCCATTATCATTGGAGCTATCAGCGGCGTGATTGTTATATACGCCACTTTATTGGTAGACAATCTGAAGGTGGATGATCCAGTTGGAGCTGTTGCGGTACATGGTTTTAACGGTGTGTTTGGTACCGTAGCAGTAGGATTATTCGATCAATCTCAAGGTTTATTAACAACTGGTCATTTTTCCCTTCTACTCATTCAGCTTTTAGGTGCAGTAGTTGTGGTGGTTTGGGGCTTGATTGGCGGTGCCTTTATGGCAAAGGTTTGTGAAAAAACAGTTGGATTAAGGGCTAGTGCACGTGAGGAAGAAGAAGGATTGGATATGTCTTACCACGGCATCCCTGCCTATAATGATTTAGAAAGATTCGCAGATTTACCAACAAGCCTTTACAATTTTGAAGAAACAACTGGAATTACCGTAGCACCCGCTAGAAGCAGAAAAGTATCCAGAGATGTTGTTTGA
- a CDS encoding Fur-regulated basic protein FbpA, producing MANLLREAVQRKRQFLIDELIKSGIYKINDKHLYEWTLSELEKEFKTIEKLLACQK from the coding sequence ATGGCAAATTTGCTTCGAGAAGCTGTACAGAGAAAAAGACAATTCCTTATAGATGAGCTCATTAAATCAGGGATATACAAAATAAATGATAAACATTTGTATGAATGGACCCTAAGTGAATTAGAAAAGGAATTTAAAACGATAGAGAAGCTTTTAGCATGCCAGAAATAG
- a CDS encoding inorganic phosphate transporter — protein sequence MTIIILIILLALIFDFINGFHDTANAIAMSVSTRALSPRFAVFYAGLLNFIGAITSQAVAKSIGGKIADPFHIHNGMAIVIAALISAIIWNLITWYFGIPSSSSHTLIGSVAGAVIFGSGLHSINWAGFTDIIKGLIISPILAFVVGFILMKLLRILFKNANPHRTTRGFRMFQIVAGGLAAFSHGGNDGQKTMGIIVFALVAGGFQSNLNVPFWVQLMCAAAMGVGTMIGGMRIIKTVAKKLFKVQPINGFASDLSSFIIMQGATHYGVPVSTTHVASCSILGVGSAKRFKGVNWGVAGRMVITWIITLPISACLAGIIISIVKLFL from the coding sequence CAAGGGCTCTTTCGCCCCGATTTGCTGTTTTTTATGCTGGGCTGTTGAATTTCATAGGCGCCATCACTTCACAAGCAGTTGCAAAATCTATTGGAGGTAAGATAGCGGATCCCTTTCATATTCATAATGGAATGGCAATCGTTATTGCCGCATTAATTTCGGCAATCATTTGGAACCTGATTACCTGGTATTTCGGCATTCCATCTTCTTCGTCGCATACCTTGATTGGCTCTGTTGCAGGAGCAGTCATATTTGGTTCAGGATTGCATTCCATTAATTGGGCTGGATTTACGGACATCATCAAAGGTTTAATCATCTCACCTATTTTGGCTTTTGTTGTCGGCTTTATCTTAATGAAATTATTAAGAATCCTTTTCAAAAATGCGAATCCTCACCGCACAACCCGGGGATTTCGAATGTTCCAGATTGTAGCGGGAGGGTTAGCTGCTTTTTCACATGGTGGAAATGACGGTCAAAAAACAATGGGGATTATTGTTTTTGCACTTGTAGCAGGAGGCTTCCAATCCAATTTAAATGTTCCTTTTTGGGTGCAATTAATGTGTGCTGCAGCAATGGGAGTAGGTACAATGATTGGCGGAATGCGAATTATTAAGACAGTAGCAAAAAAACTATTCAAGGTGCAGCCGATCAATGGATTTGCATCTGATTTATCCTCTTTTATCATTATGCAAGGGGCAACTCATTACGGAGTTCCTGTATCCACCACGCATGTGGCATCTTGTTCTATTTTAGGTGTAGGATCTGCTAAGCGTTTCAAGGGTGTAAACTGGGGCGTAGCTGGTCGAATGGTTATTACTTGGATCATTACTTTGCCGATTTCAGCTTGTCTCGCTGGGATCATTATTTCCATCGTGAAACTCTTCTTATAG